The sequence CTCTAAATTTAGATGACATAGACTTCAAAGCTCGGAAATTTCAGGTTGTTGGGAAAGGCAACAAGCAACGGTGGTGTTTTTACAGTGAAGTAGCGAATCAAAGTCTAAATCACTACATTGAATATTATAGACATCCTAAGCATCCAGCCCTGTTTACTGCTCAACAGCCAAAGACTTTGGAAGTATCCCGCCTTTCTTACCGCATGGCGCATAAATCCTGGACTAAGTTCATTGGAGATAGTCCTGAACTCCAAGAAATTCGTATTCACGACCTACGGCACAATGAGTGCTACAGAGCGAGTGGGATTAATGGGGATTGAAGAACTCAGAGCGCTCATGGGACATGAAAGCATTCAGACAACATTACGGTATCAAAAAGTAACGTCACAACGTGCAGAAATTGTGGCACAATTGGCGTTAAAAAACCTACCAAATTTTTCTGAATAATTTCAGCATCTAACTGACTAAGTGTGATAGTAAAAAAATACTTTTGCCAAAACATACCATCCTTGGTACAGGGAATACATACTACTCTGCACCATCCGTGAGAGGTTAAAATAAAGCGCATTTTGTCAATCAGTTAAAATACTCAAAATAGTCTTATTGAAAATGATAATCGTGCGTGGGGGAGGGTGAATGAGGCGAGCGACGCTCGCCTCATTCACCCTCTATTTGATTATTATTATCTTTAATGTCTTTGATAACTTAAATAGGGG is a genomic window of Tolypothrix sp. NIES-4075 containing:
- a CDS encoding tyrosine-type recombinase/integrase codes for the protein LNLDDIDFKARKFQVVGKGNKQRWCFYSEVANQSLNHYIEYYRHPKHPALFTAQQPKTLEVSRLSYRMAHKSWTKFIGDSPELQEIRIHDLRHNECYRASGINGD